From the genome of Ziziphus jujuba cultivar Dongzao chromosome 6, ASM3175591v1, one region includes:
- the LOC107430787 gene encoding tropinone reductase homolog At5g06060 has product MAGMEPSLTIQRWSLKGMTALVTGGTRGIGYAIVEELAGLGATVHTCSRNQTEINKRLQEWESQGFKVSGSVCDVGSSSQREELIKTVSSVFDGKLNIFVNNAAVVTLKDAKEYTHEHFSTIMRDNVECPYHLSQLLHPLLKASGAGNIVFVSSISGVIALPKASIYAASKGAINQLTKNLACEWAKDRIRTNAVAPWRVNTGISNPDHPTADEYIPLMMRTPISRLAEANEISSMVAFLCLPAASYINGQVINIDGGFTVCGF; this is encoded by the exons GACTGCCCTTGTCACTGGTGGAACAAGAGGCATTGG ATATGCAATAGTAGAAGAGCTAGCAGGTCTTGGAGCGACCGTACATACCTGTTCTCGTAACCAAACAGAGATCAATAAGAGACTACAAGAATGGGAGAGTCAAGGGTTTAAGGTTAGTGGCTCAGTTTGTGACGTGGGTTCTAGTTCCCAGAGAGAGGAACTCATCAAGACTGTGTCTTCTGTTTTTGATGGCAAGCTCAATATCTTT GTAAACAATGCTGCAGTTGTGACACTTAAAGATGCAAAGGAATACACGCATGAACATTTCTCAACTATAATGAGGGACAATGTTGAGTGTCCGTACCATCTAAGCCAACTTTTACACCCTCTCTTGAAGGCATCAGGAGCTGgtaatattgtttttgtttcctCTATTTCCGGTGTGATTGCTTTACCCAAAGCCAGTATCTATGCAGCATCCAAAG gaGCAATCAACCAACTTACAAAGAATTTGGCATGTGAATGGGCAAAAGATAGGATTCGCACAAATGCAGTAGCACCATGGAGGGTCAACACTGGCATCTCAAATCCA GACCATCCAACTGCTGATGAATATATCCCGCTAATGATGAGAACTCCTATCAGTCGACTTGCAGAGGCTAATGAAATATCATCCATGGTTGCATTCCTTTGCCTTCCTGCAGCTTCTTATATCAATGGACAGGTTATTAATATTGATGGAGGATTCACAGTGTGTGGTTTCTAG